In Lates calcarifer isolate ASB-BC8 linkage group LG4, TLL_Latcal_v3, whole genome shotgun sequence, a genomic segment contains:
- the LOC108883298 gene encoding E3 ubiquitin/ISG15 ligase TRIM25 isoform X2 has product MAATTISIEQDQFCCSVCLEVLRDPVTIPCGHSYCLDCIEDYWNRAKKKGQYSCPQCRQVFNPRPLLSRNTVLGEVVEKFQQTGFQAAAQHLAKPEEVKCSVCMGSKNKAVKSCLVCSESYCVAHSRAHEERFRGKGHKLIPAVEQQREKLCSQHDKVIRLYCRTDQQCLCSQCVKERHKGHNAVSVADERTTQQKKLQETSLKSVQKLKDTEKELRYIIRYIKHSTDAAVEESERIFSKLIRSIEKQSCEVKELILVQGRAAVSQAEELLEKMQREIAELRRTDAELEKLCRTEDHVHFLQKCKSLHFPTKAVEMPSTDAVPYLMYKSMRGALADLRDTLDQTLEREFSRISEKVTSLKETSNQSTSEKTKDYHDITLDPNTANPYLCFSDGRRGVTTRSDPQPYPDNPDRFTSWAQVLCRAGMAGRCYWEVEWSGNGGVSIGVCYKNMSRSGGGSDSKLGHNSKSWSLDCSHSVCSFQHNKESMTLPALCCSRIGVYLDLRGGTLSFYNISDKMVLLHKVKTTFTQPVYPGFWVGLGSTLKLCSL; this is encoded by the exons ATGGCAGCAACAACTATTTCTATTGAACAAGACCAGTTCTGTTGTTCGGTGTGCCTGGAGGTTTTGAGAGACCCGGTGACAATCCCCTGTGGACACAGTTACTGTTTGGACTGTATTGAAGACTACTGGAACAGGGCCAAGAAGAAAGGCCAGTACAGCTGCCCTCAGTGCAGGCAGGTGTTTAATCCGAGACCTCTGCTGAGTAGGAACACGGTTCTGGGTGAAGTGGTGGAAAAGTTTCAGCAGACCGGATTTCAAGCTGCAGCTCAGCACTTGGCCAAACCTGAGGAAGTGAAATGCAGTGTTTGCATGGGGAGTAAGAACAAAGCTGTTAAATCCTGCCTTGTGTGCTCGGAGTCTTACTGCGTGGCTCACTCGAGAGCACACGAAGAGCGCTTCCGTGGAAAGGGCCATAAACTGATCCCAGctgtggagcagcagagagagaagctgtgcTCACAGCATGACAAAGTAATAAGGCTGTACTGTCGCACTGACCAGCAGTGTCTGTGCTCTCAGTGTGTTAAAGAGAGACACAAGGGCCACAACGCAGTCTCAGTGGCGGATGAGAGAACAACACAACAG AAAAAACTGCAAGAAACCTCTTTGAAGTCTGTGCAGAAATTGAAGGACACAGAGAAGGAACTCAGATACATCATCCGATACATCAAG CACTCCACAGACGCAGCAgtggaggagagtgagaggatTTTCTCCAAGCTGATCCGCTCCATAGAGAAACAAAGCTGCGAGGTGAAGGAGCTGATCCTAGTCCAGGGGagagcagctgtcagtcaggctgaggagctgctggagaagatgcagagagagataGCAGAGCTGAGGAGGACTGACGCTGAGCTGGAGAAGCTCTGTCGCACTGAGGATCACGTCCACTTCCTTCAG AAGTGCAAGTCTCTTCATTTCCCTACAAAGGCTGTGGAGATGCCCAGCACTGATGCAGTCCCATATTTAATGTACAAAAGCATGAGAGGAGCCCTGGCTGATCTGAGGGACACTCTGGATCAAACACTTGAAAGAGAGTTCAGCAGAATCTCAGAAAAGG TGACTTCACTGAAGGAAACCAGTAATCAAAGTACCTCTGAGAAGACTAAGG ATTACCATGATATAACCCTGGATCCAAACACAGCCAATCCTTATTTGTGCTTCTCTGATGGTCGGAGAGGGGTGACCACACGTTCGGACCCCCAGCCCTACCCAGACAACCCGGATCGCTTCACCAGCTGGGCACAGGTGCTGTGCAGAGCTGGGATGGCCGGGCGCTGCtactgggaggtggagtggtCTGGAAACGGAGGGGTTTCCATTGGTGTGTGCTACAAAAACATGAGCAGAAGTGGAGGAGGGAGTGACAGCAAACTGGGACACAACTCCAAATCCTGGAGCTTGGACTGCTCTCACTCAGTGTGTTCTTTTCAGCACAATAAGGAGAGTATGACCCTCCCGGCTCTTTGCTGCAGCCGGATAGGAGTCTATCTGGACCTCAGAGGTGGGACTTTGTCTTTTTACAATATTTCTGATAAAATGGTTTTACTTCATAAAGTTAAGACTACATTCACCCAGCCTGTGTACCCAGGATTTTGGGTGGGATTAGGTTCTACTTTGAAGCTGTGTTCTCTTTGA
- the LOC108883298 gene encoding E3 ubiquitin/ISG15 ligase TRIM25 isoform X1, which produces MAATTISIEQDQFCCSVCLEVLRDPVTIPCGHSYCLDCIEDYWNRAKKKGQYSCPQCRQVFNPRPLLSRNTVLGEVVEKFQQTGFQAAAQHLAKPEEVKCSVCMGSKNKAVKSCLVCSESYCVAHSRAHEERFRGKGHKLIPAVEQQREKLCSQHDKVIRLYCRTDQQCLCSQCVKERHKGHNAVSVADERTTQQKKLQETSLKSVQKLKDTEKELRYIIRYIKHSTDAAVEESERIFSKLIRSIEKQSCEVKELILVQGRAAVSQAEELLEKMQREIAELRRTDAELEKLCRTEDHVHFLQKCKSLHFPTKAVEMPSTDAVPYLMYKSMRGALADLRDTLDQTLEREFSRISEKVTSLKETSNQSTSEKTKAKDADIPYDSEPKTRADFLQYYHDITLDPNTANPYLCFSDGRRGVTTRSDPQPYPDNPDRFTSWAQVLCRAGMAGRCYWEVEWSGNGGVSIGVCYKNMSRSGGGSDSKLGHNSKSWSLDCSHSVCSFQHNKESMTLPALCCSRIGVYLDLRGGTLSFYNISDKMVLLHKVKTTFTQPVYPGFWVGLGSTLKLCSL; this is translated from the exons ATGGCAGCAACAACTATTTCTATTGAACAAGACCAGTTCTGTTGTTCGGTGTGCCTGGAGGTTTTGAGAGACCCGGTGACAATCCCCTGTGGACACAGTTACTGTTTGGACTGTATTGAAGACTACTGGAACAGGGCCAAGAAGAAAGGCCAGTACAGCTGCCCTCAGTGCAGGCAGGTGTTTAATCCGAGACCTCTGCTGAGTAGGAACACGGTTCTGGGTGAAGTGGTGGAAAAGTTTCAGCAGACCGGATTTCAAGCTGCAGCTCAGCACTTGGCCAAACCTGAGGAAGTGAAATGCAGTGTTTGCATGGGGAGTAAGAACAAAGCTGTTAAATCCTGCCTTGTGTGCTCGGAGTCTTACTGCGTGGCTCACTCGAGAGCACACGAAGAGCGCTTCCGTGGAAAGGGCCATAAACTGATCCCAGctgtggagcagcagagagagaagctgtgcTCACAGCATGACAAAGTAATAAGGCTGTACTGTCGCACTGACCAGCAGTGTCTGTGCTCTCAGTGTGTTAAAGAGAGACACAAGGGCCACAACGCAGTCTCAGTGGCGGATGAGAGAACAACACAACAG AAAAAACTGCAAGAAACCTCTTTGAAGTCTGTGCAGAAATTGAAGGACACAGAGAAGGAACTCAGATACATCATCCGATACATCAAG CACTCCACAGACGCAGCAgtggaggagagtgagaggatTTTCTCCAAGCTGATCCGCTCCATAGAGAAACAAAGCTGCGAGGTGAAGGAGCTGATCCTAGTCCAGGGGagagcagctgtcagtcaggctgaggagctgctggagaagatgcagagagagataGCAGAGCTGAGGAGGACTGACGCTGAGCTGGAGAAGCTCTGTCGCACTGAGGATCACGTCCACTTCCTTCAG AAGTGCAAGTCTCTTCATTTCCCTACAAAGGCTGTGGAGATGCCCAGCACTGATGCAGTCCCATATTTAATGTACAAAAGCATGAGAGGAGCCCTGGCTGATCTGAGGGACACTCTGGATCAAACACTTGAAAGAGAGTTCAGCAGAATCTCAGAAAAGG TGACTTCACTGAAGGAAACCAGTAATCAAAGTACCTCTGAGAAGACTAAGG CAAAAGATGCCGACATACCATATGACTCAGAACCAAAGACGAGGGCTGATTTTCTACAAT ATTACCATGATATAACCCTGGATCCAAACACAGCCAATCCTTATTTGTGCTTCTCTGATGGTCGGAGAGGGGTGACCACACGTTCGGACCCCCAGCCCTACCCAGACAACCCGGATCGCTTCACCAGCTGGGCACAGGTGCTGTGCAGAGCTGGGATGGCCGGGCGCTGCtactgggaggtggagtggtCTGGAAACGGAGGGGTTTCCATTGGTGTGTGCTACAAAAACATGAGCAGAAGTGGAGGAGGGAGTGACAGCAAACTGGGACACAACTCCAAATCCTGGAGCTTGGACTGCTCTCACTCAGTGTGTTCTTTTCAGCACAATAAGGAGAGTATGACCCTCCCGGCTCTTTGCTGCAGCCGGATAGGAGTCTATCTGGACCTCAGAGGTGGGACTTTGTCTTTTTACAATATTTCTGATAAAATGGTTTTACTTCATAAAGTTAAGACTACATTCACCCAGCCTGTGTACCCAGGATTTTGGGTGGGATTAGGTTCTACTTTGAAGCTGTGTTCTCTTTGA